Within Saccharomonospora cyanea NA-134, the genomic segment AGGTCGCCGTACCGGGACGGGTAGTCGGCCCACAACACGGGTGGCTCCCAGCGCAGCACCGGCCGCAGGGAGGCGAGCGCTCCCTCCGCACCGCCGTCCGCGAACGCCCGCAGCCGTACCGCGACGTCCGCCGTGACGTGGTCGCTGACCATGGCCCAGCCCGGCCGCACCACAGTGTCGTGCACAGCCCGCAACGCGGCACCGACCTGCTCCAGGGTCGCGCGGTCGCCGTGTGCCAGGCGCCGCAGCCGCGAAGGCAGTGCCCGAGTCCGGGCCGCGTAGGCCAGCTCGGCGGACAGCTGGGCGCGGGGGGTGGCGGCGACGGCGGCGAGTCCCTCGTCCAGGCCCGCCTCCGCGGCGGCCGGGGTGAGGAAGTCCGGGAAGTACCCCTTGAGCGGCACGAGGTCGTTCAACAGAGCCACGGCTCCGTTCGCGCCCTGGCGCCTTAGCTGTTCGTGCGCCTTCCTGCGCCAAGTGGCGTGGGCGAGCGAGCCCAGATGGCTCGGGTGCAACTGCTGGAGACCGAGCACGACCTCCCACAGCGGGTCCGGCTCCCTCGCGATGCGTACGCGCGCGATGTCACGGTCTGTGAAGTGAATCCGCAGCATCCGGCCCCCAGCGTCTCGACGGAACGTTTCGGTCCACGACGAATGGTGTTTACGGCCTCCTGCGACCGTTTTTCACTCATACCGTGGACGAAGGCTTGTGGGACAGGGTTCCGGTGGGTCGAGCGACTCCACCTGACGGAGTGGGCCCGGTGACCGACGCGCTCATCGAGCGTGCCCGCTCCCACGGCCTTGGCGAACCACGGTGGTGGGTGACCTCCATCGGAGGGGGATTGTTCGCCAAGGCCAAGCGGGTGTTCGTCGCCTTCGACGGCGGTTTCGCGTACGCCAGGGGTGACACCGTCGAGGTGTTCGCCTGGCCGGACATCGACGTGTTCAGGCTCGTGGAGGTCCCGGACAGCAAACAGGTCTACGGCTTCCGGGGTTGGACCGAGATCAGGGCGGGCGACCGCGAGATCGTGTTCAAACCGTCGGCCGCGGCACTGCCCGAGCTGACGGCGGAGCAGCTCACACCGCTGATGACCACCCTTCACGAGCAGTACACGGCATGGCTGGACGAGGTCGTGGACGAGGCGCTCGAGACCGAGGGGTGGTACTCGTTCGGTGATGCCCGCATCGACGCCGACGGCGTGCACTACCAGGGGACGACGTTGCCGTGGAAGCTGGTGGGCGCGGCCCGACTGGCCCTCGGGCACCTCCGGATTCACGACACCGGTGGGCGCAGCAAGCCTGCCCTGCACGTGTCGGCGTCGACGGTGCGCAGCGTGCACGTCCTCGCCGAGTACGTCACCGAGCTGGCCCGGAGATACCGCGACACCGGCGATGTGGGTCTCCCGTCCGGCGCTCCGGCAGCCGACGCCGTACCGCCGAGTCACGTGATCCAGCAGGACCCGTCGTTCACCCGCCCCGAGGGAGTCGACGAGTTGCTGACCACGATCGAGGCCGCCGCCGCGAAACACGGACTCACCCAGCCGTTGCGCTGGTGGATACCGCAACGCAGGGGCGTGCAGAAGATCGCGCCGCAGACGGGTCTCGTCCTCTACTCCGACGGCGTGGTGCTGGCCAGCTCTCGAAAGAAGGCCGAAGCCGTCGCGTGGCCGGACGTGCGGTGGGTCATGTGGAGCTACCGTCAACAGCGCTCGCACTGGCTCGTGACCTTCGACTTCCGTGCGGGAAAGTGCTCCTTCACACTCGACAACAGGGGTACCGGTTTCCCACCGGTCGAGGACTTCCAGGCCGTCGGGTCGGCCATCGAGCACCAGTACGCCGAGTACCTCCTCCGCCTCGACGAGCGAGCGCGAGCGGACGGAGGGACGTCGACGTTCGGCAAGTGGCAGCTCACCCCGCACGCGCTCGTGGCGAAGAAGAAGAGCGTGCCCTGGCCGGACGTCGAACGCGTCGAGTTCACCATGTTCGCCGTCAATGTCCACACGGTCCACACGCGCGGGAAGACTCTCAAGCCGTTCGTGGGCGACGTCGCGTCAGCACTCGCGCTCACCCGGGCACTGCGTGAGCGGGGTATCCCCGTCACCACCACCGACGTGCTGTTGCGGTGATCTCCGCACCCGCGTGCCGGGGCCCGGCCGAACCACGGCCGTCCAGCCCTACCGGTCGCTCGCCGGACCGAGACCCAGGTGGTTTCCCACCGACGGGCGGAGGGCACGTTGCGGAGATGAGTGACGACCGATTCCGGGCCGACGACCCCCCGCTGCCCGGTGGACTGACCGTTGACGTGATCGAGACGTCGTCGTTGGGTGACCGCAGCTACGTCGCCGCGGACGGCGAGGTCGCCGTGGTGGTGGACCCGCAGCGCGACGTCGACCGGATGCTCGCGGCGGTGGGCCGCCGGGGCGCGCGGGTGGCACTGGTCCTGGAGACCCACGTCCACAACGACTACGTGTCGGGTGGGCTGGAACTGTCACGGCTGACCGGTGCCGAGTACGGACTGTCCGCACACGATGACGTTCCGTTCCCGCATCGGGGATTGGACGACGGCGAGACGATCGAGGTCTCACCGAGGCTGCGGGTGCGGGCCGTGGCGACACCGGGTCACACCTTCCACCACCTGTCGT encodes:
- a CDS encoding ArsR/SmtB family transcription factor is translated as MLRIHFTDRDIARVRIAREPDPLWEVVLGLQQLHPSHLGSLAHATWRRKAHEQLRRQGANGAVALLNDLVPLKGYFPDFLTPAAAEAGLDEGLAAVAATPRAQLSAELAYAARTRALPSRLRRLAHGDRATLEQVGAALRAVHDTVVRPGWAMVSDHVTADVAVRLRAFADGGAEGALASLRPVLRWEPPVLWADYPSRYGDLDVHLDGRGLRLVPSFFCWGTPVVLADPTLPPVVVYPVRHPSEFLTRADRRDTLAALLGGTRSRVLSALVSPSSTRELASRLALSPSSASEHTGILRNAGLVSTSREGQRVVHRLTALGEAVLTGEL